In Aquimarina sp. TRL1, a single window of DNA contains:
- a CDS encoding OmpA family protein, translating into MSKITIPQNTITYFIYPLICVLCCNQVFSQVEVPLEKRTEFTLKGDMTFVSNTILGKVSNDNGSGVFNPNKSYNNGGLNNQFRMGFIDIDNDASTFNSSSADLILSSECAKIKHVGLYWTAAYADKNREHDISSIKIKYPGHTAYSTVSNGQIIYDYYQDEKSIFKQYSCYKDITKEVLSLQNPIGTYTVANIPATTTEKNNDKALGNGLAGGWTMIVIYEDNSKQRKRFYIYDGFVNIDAKAKPVSFSFDNFQTIPKGAVNSRIGVISYEGDKGIKGDRFQVLSHATGKYKSLVDGSNPMNNFFNANITENGKNIKSRVPASENTLGYDADIFDIKNSKNSIIGNNQSKAGFRLLTDNDGYSVMAVAFSIEIYEPAIHMVKRSRHTASNEFIYPTDELSPNQEITYSLTIHNDGNDNAKNTIIKDILPENVSFVKGSLTLPSKRIKFSYNDVSKNLTFRVPDKMLKMTSDPFEITYKVRLNTDCSNLISIDDLTVTDQPVIAEFNGSLNDTKRYSKGYNYINKCNLPDYYQFNLAIDIRDLNCPNAISLANLPKKNIQKNYAAITGGSSDQSNNTSDITENSGDGLDEKDITNDSNTSSIALKSPVKYAQNSKTINELIDLKEIYFDFDKWDITEKAATELDRIVTVMTKRFPDMVIKIETHSDSRGNKDYNLILSQKRAESIYNYLINTEISKDRIISYRGYGENKPTNNCGDGQHCSEEEYQKNRRSEFVIVENIDKTNKGISGR; encoded by the coding sequence ATGTCAAAAATTACGATTCCCCAAAATACGATAACCTACTTCATATATCCCCTTATATGCGTATTGTGCTGTAATCAGGTTTTTTCTCAGGTGGAAGTTCCTTTGGAAAAAAGAACTGAATTTACACTAAAAGGAGATATGACCTTTGTTTCTAATACAATTCTTGGTAAGGTTTCCAATGATAATGGTTCTGGAGTTTTTAACCCTAATAAAAGTTACAATAACGGAGGATTAAACAATCAATTCCGAATGGGGTTTATAGATATTGATAATGATGCCTCTACTTTTAATTCCAGTAGTGCTGATCTTATTTTAAGTTCTGAATGTGCTAAAATCAAACATGTTGGTTTATACTGGACTGCTGCATACGCTGATAAAAACAGAGAACACGATATTTCTTCTATAAAAATAAAATACCCGGGACATACGGCGTATAGCACGGTCTCCAACGGACAGATCATCTATGATTATTACCAAGATGAAAAATCTATCTTCAAACAGTATTCTTGTTATAAAGATATTACTAAAGAGGTTTTATCCTTACAAAACCCTATTGGGACATATACTGTAGCTAATATTCCTGCTACAACTACCGAAAAAAATAATGACAAGGCTTTAGGAAATGGTCTTGCTGGTGGGTGGACTATGATTGTTATTTATGAAGATAATTCAAAACAAAGAAAGCGTTTCTATATATATGATGGTTTTGTGAATATTGACGCCAAAGCAAAACCTGTTTCTTTTTCTTTTGATAATTTCCAAACAATCCCAAAAGGAGCCGTTAACAGCCGTATAGGTGTGATTTCTTATGAAGGAGACAAAGGAATAAAAGGAGATCGTTTCCAGGTTCTTTCACACGCGACTGGTAAATATAAGAGTTTGGTAGATGGAAGCAATCCTATGAATAACTTCTTTAATGCGAATATTACTGAAAATGGAAAAAATATAAAAAGCAGAGTCCCTGCCAGCGAAAACACTCTGGGATACGATGCTGATATTTTTGATATAAAAAATTCAAAAAACAGTATTATTGGTAATAATCAATCCAAAGCTGGTTTTAGACTTCTTACTGATAATGACGGGTATTCTGTTATGGCTGTTGCATTTAGTATAGAAATCTACGAACCTGCCATCCATATGGTAAAAAGATCTCGACACACTGCCAGTAATGAATTTATTTATCCAACAGATGAGTTATCTCCCAATCAAGAAATTACATATAGTCTAACGATTCATAATGATGGAAATGACAATGCTAAGAATACAATCATTAAAGATATTCTTCCAGAGAATGTTTCTTTTGTAAAAGGATCTCTTACATTACCTTCTAAAAGAATTAAATTTTCCTATAATGATGTTTCCAAAAATCTTACCTTCAGAGTACCTGATAAGATGCTAAAAATGACCAGTGATCCATTTGAGATCACTTATAAAGTAAGATTGAACACGGATTGTAGTAATCTAATTTCTATTGATGATCTGACAGTAACTGATCAACCTGTTATTGCAGAGTTTAATGGCTCTTTAAATGATACGAAACGATATTCTAAAGGATACAACTATATAAATAAGTGTAATCTTCCTGATTATTATCAATTTAATCTAGCTATTGATATTAGAGATCTAAATTGTCCTAACGCTATATCTCTGGCGAATCTGCCTAAGAAAAATATTCAAAAGAATTATGCTGCTATCACCGGTGGCTCCAGCGATCAGTCAAATAACACCTCTGACATCACCGAAAATTCAGGAGATGGTTTGGACGAAAAAGATATTACTAACGATAGTAATACTTCTTCCATTGCATTGAAATCACCTGTAAAATACGCTCAAAACTCTAAAACAATCAATGAACTAATTGATTTAAAAGAGATTTATTTTGATTTTGATAAGTGGGACATTACTGAAAAAGCTGCTACAGAATTAGACAGGATAGTTACCGTAATGACGAAACGATTCCCTGATATGGTTATCAAAATAGAGACTCATTCTGACAGTAGAGGAAACAAAGACTATAATCTTATTCTCTCTCAAAAAAGAGCCGAATCAATCTATAATTATTTGATCAATACGGAAATTTCTAAAGATCGTATTATTTCTTACAGAGGATATGGAGAAAATAAGCCTACCAATAATTGTGGAGACGGACAGCATTGCTCTGAGGAAGAGTATCAAAAAAACAGAAGGTCTGAATTCGTTATCGTAGAAAATATTGATAAAACAAACAAAGGAATATCAGGGAGATAA
- a CDS encoding enoyl-CoA hydratase, whose product MNIKVEKERRVVIITLDRPQALNALNTPLMNELVAVMQQYDKDPEVGCFVVTGSEKAFAAGADIKEMNTKTYLDMFHEDYFAGWEQFTAIRTPKIAAVSGYALGGGCELAMMCDIIYASDSAKFGQPEIKLGVIPGIGGTQRLTKSIGKAKAMDMILTGRMMGAEEAESAGLVAKIFPKETLLEEVKSIADNIASYSKTSVMIAKEAVDRALEMGLREGILYERRVFHALFATEDQKEGMQAFIEKRTPSFGKSPVSNTSY is encoded by the coding sequence ATGAATATAAAAGTAGAAAAAGAAAGGAGGGTGGTCATTATTACACTGGACAGACCCCAAGCATTGAATGCTTTGAATACTCCTTTGATGAATGAATTAGTTGCAGTAATGCAACAATATGACAAAGATCCAGAAGTAGGTTGTTTTGTTGTTACAGGATCAGAAAAAGCATTTGCGGCAGGAGCAGATATAAAAGAAATGAATACAAAAACATACCTGGATATGTTTCATGAAGATTATTTCGCCGGATGGGAGCAGTTTACTGCAATCCGAACTCCAAAAATTGCAGCTGTTTCCGGATATGCCTTAGGTGGAGGATGTGAGTTAGCCATGATGTGTGATATTATATATGCATCAGATTCTGCCAAATTTGGACAACCGGAAATTAAGCTGGGAGTAATTCCTGGTATTGGAGGAACGCAGCGTCTTACAAAATCTATTGGCAAAGCAAAAGCAATGGATATGATCTTAACAGGAAGAATGATGGGAGCAGAAGAAGCAGAAAGTGCAGGTCTGGTTGCTAAGATTTTTCCCAAGGAAACCTTGCTAGAAGAAGTAAAATCGATCGCAGATAATATTGCTTCATATAGTAAAACCTCTGTTATGATTGCCAAAGAAGCTGTTGACAGAGCACTGGAAATGGGGCTTAGAGAAGGAATCCTGTATGAAAGGAGAGTCTTTCATGCATTATTTGCTACAGAAGATCAAAAAGAAGGAATGCAAGCTTTTATAGAGAAAAGAACACCAAGTTTTGGTAAAAGCCCGGTAAGCAATACTTCTTATTAA
- a CDS encoding histidine phosphatase family protein, with the protein MKTLYLIRHAKSSWEFDLEDHKRPLNSRGLKDAKRIGEKLETTVKMVDRVLCSTATRAKQTAEIITPYLKIKDEQVHFVPELYDFNGAQVMKVIKECDNEVTSLIIFGHNHALTSLVNLLGSQMIDNLPTAGVVGIEFDVDQWGKIDVGNTLLSVFPKHLR; encoded by the coding sequence ATGAAAACCTTATATTTGATAAGACATGCAAAATCTTCTTGGGAATTTGACTTGGAGGATCACAAAAGACCATTAAACAGTAGAGGGCTTAAAGATGCTAAACGTATTGGAGAAAAGCTGGAAACTACAGTAAAAATGGTAGATAGAGTACTTTGTAGCACAGCGACGAGAGCAAAACAAACTGCAGAAATTATAACTCCTTACCTAAAAATTAAAGATGAACAAGTGCATTTTGTTCCGGAGTTATATGATTTTAATGGAGCACAAGTGATGAAAGTAATTAAGGAATGTGATAATGAGGTAACTTCATTAATTATCTTTGGACATAATCATGCATTAACCTCGCTTGTTAACCTTCTTGGAAGTCAAATGATTGATAACCTGCCAACAGCAGGGGTTGTGGGAATAGAGTTTGATGTCGACCAATGGGGAAAAATTGATGTAGGAAACACCTTACTTTCTGTTTTTCCAAAACACTTAAGATAA
- the ppk1 gene encoding polyphosphate kinase 1 yields MQENIENQYINRELSWLQFNARVLQEAADESVPLIERLRFIGIFSNNLDEFFKVRYATIKRIDQAGKDGKNVLKGITAKELLDQITKRVIKQQAESLRTIEIIKEKLKAHNIYIINENEVAAGQDGYIRHYFVNTVSPALVTYILNDLDEFPHLKDSVAYLAVKLVLKEKIPKEGKISKILNQKTQEKIYALIEIPKNIDRFVVFPEKDGKQYIIMLDDLIRYCLHINFSIFDYSKATSHMIKITRDAQLDFDNDLRKSFIQKISSSVKSRLDGEPVRFVYDKNIDKDTLQFLMNKMGIGSTDSIIPGGRYHNRRDYMSFPDLNKQELLYKKLPPIEIPGLSLQGSLLDKIAKKDYLQYTPYHTFFYTIKFLRESAIDPKVKTIKITIYRLANISHIASALINAAKNGKNVIVQIELQARFDEEANIRYAEQMQRAGVDIIFGIKGLKVHCKVCIIEREEKGKLKRYGFISTGNFNESTAKLYTDYTLFTAHEGILKDVNKVFKFFEINYKVNRYKHILVSPHYTRSSLYKLINKEIRHAREGKKAGIKLKLNSLSDYDMIDKLYEASNAGVKIDIIVRGICCLVPGVEGMSENIRAISVVDKFLEHSRLYVFDNDEETKVYISSADWMTRNLDRRVEIACPIYDEDIKKELMDSFSICWDDNVKARKLYEQQDNAYIRNDKVKVRSQIATYDYYLEKLGK; encoded by the coding sequence ATGCAAGAAAATATCGAGAATCAATACATAAATAGAGAATTAAGTTGGTTGCAATTTAACGCCAGAGTACTTCAGGAAGCAGCAGATGAGAGTGTCCCTTTGATTGAACGATTACGGTTTATAGGTATCTTTTCTAATAATCTTGATGAGTTTTTTAAAGTTCGATACGCTACAATAAAAAGAATTGACCAGGCAGGAAAAGATGGTAAAAATGTATTAAAAGGAATAACAGCAAAAGAACTGTTAGATCAAATAACAAAACGAGTAATAAAACAACAGGCAGAAAGCCTTCGTACTATTGAAATAATTAAAGAAAAGCTTAAGGCGCATAATATTTATATCATTAATGAAAATGAAGTAGCTGCGGGACAAGATGGATATATCCGTCATTATTTTGTCAATACGGTAAGCCCCGCATTAGTAACATATATTTTGAATGATCTGGATGAATTTCCTCATCTCAAAGATAGTGTGGCTTATTTGGCAGTAAAACTTGTTCTTAAAGAAAAAATACCTAAAGAAGGGAAGATTTCTAAAATCCTTAACCAAAAAACACAGGAGAAAATATATGCACTTATAGAAATCCCTAAGAATATAGATCGCTTTGTGGTTTTTCCTGAAAAAGATGGGAAACAGTATATTATCATGCTCGATGATTTGATCCGATATTGTCTGCATATAAACTTTAGTATCTTCGATTATAGCAAAGCTACTTCTCATATGATCAAAATAACCAGAGATGCTCAATTGGATTTTGATAATGATCTTAGAAAAAGTTTTATTCAGAAAATATCCAGTAGTGTTAAATCCCGGTTAGATGGGGAACCGGTTCGTTTTGTCTATGATAAAAATATAGATAAAGACACGTTGCAATTTCTAATGAATAAAATGGGGATTGGGAGTACAGATAGTATCATTCCGGGAGGAAGATATCACAACCGGCGTGATTATATGAGTTTTCCGGATTTGAATAAGCAAGAATTACTCTATAAAAAATTACCTCCGATAGAAATCCCCGGACTAAGTTTGCAAGGAAGTTTACTGGATAAAATTGCAAAAAAAGACTATTTACAATATACACCATATCACACCTTTTTTTACACGATTAAATTCTTACGGGAGTCAGCAATTGACCCCAAGGTTAAAACAATTAAGATTACCATTTATCGATTAGCTAATATATCACATATAGCCAGTGCTTTGATTAATGCTGCAAAAAATGGGAAAAATGTCATTGTTCAAATAGAATTACAGGCTCGGTTTGATGAAGAAGCTAATATCAGATACGCAGAGCAAATGCAACGGGCAGGAGTAGATATTATATTTGGTATAAAAGGATTAAAAGTACATTGCAAAGTATGTATTATAGAAAGAGAAGAGAAAGGAAAATTAAAACGATATGGATTTATAAGTACAGGAAACTTTAATGAATCTACTGCTAAACTCTATACTGATTATACGTTATTTACAGCACATGAAGGTATCCTGAAGGATGTCAATAAAGTTTTCAAGTTTTTTGAAATTAATTACAAAGTAAATAGATATAAACACATTTTAGTTTCTCCCCATTACACGAGATCTTCCTTATATAAGCTGATCAATAAAGAAATCAGACACGCCAGAGAAGGAAAAAAAGCAGGGATAAAGCTCAAATTAAATAGCTTGAGTGATTATGATATGATTGATAAGCTATACGAAGCAAGTAATGCAGGTGTAAAAATTGATATTATTGTTCGGGGAATATGTTGTTTGGTTCCAGGAGTAGAAGGTATGAGCGAGAATATACGGGCAATTAGTGTAGTAGATAAATTTCTGGAACATTCTAGGTTGTATGTTTTTGATAATGATGAGGAAACCAAAGTATATATATCTTCTGCAGACTGGATGACCCGGAATTTAGATCGTAGGGTAGAAATAGCATGTCCTATCTATGATGAAGATATCAAAAAAGAACTTATGGATTCTTTTTCAATATGCTGGGATGATAATGTAAAAGCGAGAAAACTTTATGAACAGCAGGATAATGCATATATTAGAAACGATAAAGTAAAAGTAAGATCGCAGATTGCGACATATGATTATTATTTAGAAAAATTAGGAAAATAA
- a CDS encoding amino acid adenylation domain-containing protein, producing the protein METITSRVTSGAGVHENQGILSKIPGNTFSRSTISHLSLLDQHLFQRFGQGPITQVPYRCMHHAFEAQVLANPTAIAAVHKDQEITYEDLNNQANMLAAELIDKGVKPGDNVGVFVQRSIPMLVGILATLKVGAAYAPQHIGVAPEEQLRYVMDSASIQCILTISEFQHLVPKQENGVQIVIDTFLKSAKTKKKSYQNPDIEVSGDHVCYIIFTSGTTGMPNGVQVTHKNACNILLTDPGNLGMRPGLKVGQILSIAFDMSVWEILGCLGNGATLVIRGKNIQETVSKVDIVISTPTILSSLDVSLCKNVRVAAVAGEPCPRVLAEKWSAFCAFYNSCGPTEVTIINTAQRFFPTDDVLSIGKPTPNNTVYILDENMKPCAIGEIGEMWAGGDCVSAGYINNEELNKTRYADDPFLGNGRKMFRTRDLGKWTSDGELEHFGRTDDQVKICGFRVELDSVSSIIEKMPECKRAVTLKVDNRTLASFVSPKEMDIEAVKKEVAGALPYYCVPEIVIPMDELPKTGRGKIDKRLLLKQIENNKENTVINSTKKPEVITEVKNNVHTEKKYKEESIPDLSLVELPPQQNAWKRAWKGETLMHYYRLMVLAFLVNIGIIIYGATSGDWWNPEALRLDLLSKMAITNFTIGILMRQQYIINFLFWVATSIPTSWPLSIRRRAGKVYHFGGLHIGGTVSGTLWFILFVGSLYYEFFNGASQVAKSIPLLWVTTTLSALLVFIIIMALPKLRAKFHNSFEQVHRFGGWSALFLFWVQTLVFLGVNAEEQTIFQAVVDSYSFWLLVVITVSIALPWLRLKKVKVDMTRPSNHVVLARFNYGTTPFAGSSTTISRSPLMEWHAFANVPEPGRDGFRLTISRAGDWTGDLIDDLPEHVWVKGITTAGVGNIDQLFKKVVWVATGSGIGPCLPHMLSQEVPSRLVWATRNPRKTYGNELVDEILEVQPDAIIWNTDTEGKPDMVKLAYKAYKDFGAEAVICISNKKLTWQVVYGMESRGIPAYGAIWDS; encoded by the coding sequence ATGGAAACGATTACATCTCGTGTTACTTCTGGAGCAGGAGTACACGAAAACCAGGGGATTTTATCCAAAATTCCCGGTAATACTTTTTCGCGTTCAACAATTTCTCATTTAAGTTTATTAGATCAACATCTTTTTCAAAGATTTGGACAAGGACCGATTACACAAGTTCCTTATAGGTGTATGCACCATGCATTTGAAGCTCAGGTGCTAGCAAACCCTACAGCAATTGCTGCGGTACATAAGGATCAGGAAATCACCTATGAAGATTTGAACAATCAGGCGAATATGCTTGCGGCGGAATTAATTGACAAAGGAGTAAAACCAGGAGATAACGTAGGGGTTTTTGTTCAGCGTTCTATTCCTATGCTTGTAGGGATTTTGGCAACTCTTAAAGTTGGAGCAGCCTATGCTCCCCAGCATATAGGAGTCGCCCCGGAAGAACAATTACGATATGTAATGGACTCAGCTTCCATCCAATGTATACTAACAATATCAGAGTTTCAGCATTTGGTTCCCAAACAAGAAAACGGGGTGCAAATTGTAATAGATACGTTTTTGAAATCTGCAAAGACAAAAAAGAAATCGTATCAAAACCCTGATATAGAAGTTTCCGGAGATCATGTTTGTTACATCATTTTTACTTCAGGAACGACAGGTATGCCTAATGGAGTACAGGTGACACATAAAAATGCATGTAATATACTTTTAACAGATCCGGGAAATTTAGGCATGAGACCAGGGCTTAAAGTAGGGCAAATTTTAAGTATCGCCTTTGATATGTCTGTATGGGAGATTCTAGGGTGTTTAGGAAATGGAGCTACTCTGGTAATCAGAGGAAAAAACATCCAGGAAACGGTGAGTAAAGTAGATATTGTAATTTCTACCCCAACAATATTGAGTTCTTTAGATGTATCGCTTTGCAAAAATGTTCGCGTAGCCGCAGTAGCAGGAGAACCGTGTCCAAGAGTTCTTGCCGAAAAATGGAGTGCATTTTGTGCTTTTTATAATTCATGCGGACCTACTGAAGTGACTATTATTAATACTGCACAACGCTTTTTTCCTACAGATGATGTCTTATCTATAGGGAAACCAACTCCTAATAATACAGTGTATATCCTGGATGAAAACATGAAACCATGCGCTATTGGCGAAATTGGAGAAATGTGGGCAGGAGGAGATTGTGTATCTGCAGGATATATTAATAATGAGGAATTGAATAAGACAAGATATGCAGATGATCCTTTTTTAGGAAATGGACGAAAAATGTTTAGAACACGAGATCTTGGAAAATGGACTTCTGATGGAGAGTTAGAGCATTTTGGGAGAACAGACGATCAGGTAAAAATATGTGGATTTAGAGTAGAATTAGATTCAGTATCCTCAATAATAGAAAAAATGCCTGAATGTAAGCGGGCGGTAACCCTGAAGGTTGATAACCGTACACTAGCTTCTTTTGTCAGTCCGAAAGAAATGGATATAGAGGCAGTAAAGAAAGAAGTCGCAGGAGCCCTGCCTTACTATTGTGTCCCGGAAATTGTTATTCCTATGGATGAACTCCCAAAAACCGGAAGAGGAAAAATAGACAAGCGTCTATTGTTGAAACAAATAGAAAATAATAAAGAAAATACAGTAATAAATTCAACTAAAAAACCAGAGGTGATTACCGAAGTAAAGAATAACGTACATACTGAGAAAAAATACAAAGAAGAAAGTATCCCCGATCTTTCTTTAGTAGAATTGCCTCCGCAACAAAATGCCTGGAAAAGAGCATGGAAGGGAGAAACTTTAATGCATTATTACAGGTTGATGGTTTTGGCATTTTTGGTGAATATCGGGATCATAATTTATGGAGCTACCTCCGGAGATTGGTGGAACCCTGAAGCCCTTCGATTGGATCTACTGTCCAAAATGGCAATTACCAATTTTACGATAGGAATTCTCATGCGGCAGCAATACATTATCAACTTTTTGTTCTGGGTTGCTACCAGTATTCCTACTTCCTGGCCGCTTTCCATTCGTAGAAGAGCCGGAAAAGTATATCACTTTGGAGGATTGCATATCGGAGGAACAGTTAGTGGTACATTATGGTTTATCCTATTTGTAGGTTCTCTGTATTATGAGTTTTTTAATGGAGCCAGTCAGGTAGCTAAGAGTATTCCGTTATTATGGGTGACAACTACATTATCTGCCTTACTTGTATTCATTATCATCATGGCATTACCAAAATTACGTGCTAAATTCCATAATAGTTTTGAACAAGTACATCGCTTTGGAGGATGGTCTGCCTTATTTTTATTCTGGGTACAAACACTGGTTTTTCTCGGAGTCAATGCAGAAGAACAAACAATATTTCAGGCTGTTGTAGATTCGTATAGCTTTTGGTTATTAGTCGTAATTACAGTAAGTATTGCGTTGCCTTGGTTGCGATTAAAAAAGGTAAAAGTAGATATGACGAGACCTTCTAATCATGTCGTATTGGCACGATTTAATTATGGAACAACTCCTTTTGCAGGTTCATCAACTACAATTAGTAGAAGTCCATTAATGGAATGGCACGCTTTTGCGAATGTACCGGAACCAGGGAGAGATGGTTTTAGATTAACTATTTCCAGAGCAGGTGACTGGACAGGAGATCTAATTGATGATTTACCAGAACATGTATGGGTAAAAGGAATTACCACCGCAGGAGTTGGAAATATAGATCAATTATTCAAAAAAGTAGTATGGGTTGCAACAGGGAGTGGAATAGGACCTTGTTTACCACATATGCTTTCTCAAGAAGTTCCATCTCGATTGGTATGGGCTACCAGAAACCCAAGAAAGACCTATGGAAATGAATTAGTTGATGAAATTCTGGAAGTACAGCCGGATGCTATTATCTGGAATACAGATACTGAAGGAAAACCAGATATGGTCAAATTAGCGTATAAAGCATATAAAGACTTTGGAGCAGAAGCAGTTATATGTATATCGAATAAGAAACTGACCTGGCAAGTAGTTTACGGAATGGAGAGTAGAGGAATCCCTGCTTATGGAGCTATTTGGGATTCATAA
- a CDS encoding porin family protein, with protein sequence MNKRICSMFLFLIFGLITTYAQESSYGIRMGVNVSSINSSELPENLEDGRVGVVVGFLADFPLKGKLSFQPELQYSSQGNKDERLQLNYINMPLLLKYNITEFLNIQAGPLAGIKIWEWENNDNYKTFDFSAVGGIGVNVTENIFVDLRYIHGLSDVFDDKGGLTFEGNNQVFQIALGYRM encoded by the coding sequence ATGAATAAACGAATATGTAGTATGTTTTTGTTTTTAATCTTTGGATTAATAACGACGTATGCACAAGAGTCAAGTTATGGAATACGAATGGGGGTTAATGTTAGTTCAATAAACTCCAGTGAGCTTCCTGAAAACCTGGAAGATGGCAGAGTAGGGGTTGTAGTCGGTTTTTTAGCAGATTTCCCTTTAAAAGGTAAATTGAGCTTTCAGCCAGAATTACAATACTCATCTCAGGGTAACAAAGATGAACGTTTACAACTTAATTATATCAATATGCCATTGCTATTGAAATATAATATTACTGAGTTTTTGAATATTCAGGCAGGACCATTAGCAGGGATAAAAATATGGGAATGGGAAAACAATGATAACTATAAGACCTTTGATTTCTCTGCCGTTGGTGGTATTGGGGTGAATGTAACAGAAAATATTTTTGTAGACCTGCGATATATTCATGGATTATCTGATGTATTTGATGACAAAGGAGGACTTACCTTCGAAGGAAATAATCAAGTGTTCCAAATTGCATTAGGATATAGAATGTAA
- a CDS encoding exopolyphosphatase — translation MLTIEKYGAIDIGSNAVRLLINSVKEEEGKEPKFKKISLVRVPIRLGADVFSTKKVSDENIDRMIDTMMAYQLLMKTHKVAAYKACATSAMREAVNGKEVVAAIKEKTGIHIDIIDGKEEAAIIAMTELKDLISSEGAYLYVDVGGGSTEFTVYFEGKTVASKSFKLGTIRLLNNLVSEEVWKEVATWITQYTAPFDEISLIGSGGNINNIFKNSGKSNGKPLSFLYLSSYYKLLKSMTYEERIRTLNLNQDRADVIVPAAQIYLSAMKWSGAAQVYVPKIGLSDGIIRTLHFEKMKSIKN, via the coding sequence TTGTTGACTATAGAAAAATATGGAGCCATCGATATAGGTTCTAATGCCGTGAGATTATTGATTAATAGTGTCAAGGAGGAGGAAGGAAAAGAGCCTAAATTTAAAAAAATAAGTTTAGTAAGAGTCCCTATTCGTTTGGGAGCAGATGTGTTTTCTACCAAAAAAGTATCTGATGAAAATATAGACAGAATGATTGATACAATGATGGCGTATCAATTATTGATGAAAACACATAAAGTAGCAGCCTATAAAGCTTGTGCAACTTCGGCGATGAGAGAAGCAGTTAATGGAAAAGAAGTCGTAGCAGCGATCAAAGAAAAGACAGGAATTCATATTGACATTATTGATGGCAAAGAAGAAGCGGCTATCATAGCGATGACTGAACTAAAAGATTTAATAAGTTCAGAAGGAGCATACCTATATGTAGATGTAGGAGGAGGAAGTACCGAGTTTACAGTGTATTTTGAAGGAAAAACAGTGGCTTCCAAATCATTCAAGTTAGGAACGATTCGTCTGTTAAACAATTTGGTAAGTGAAGAGGTATGGAAGGAAGTAGCCACCTGGATAACACAATATACAGCACCGTTTGATGAGATATCATTAATAGGATCAGGGGGAAATATCAATAATATTTTTAAGAATAGTGGAAAGAGTAATGGGAAACCACTATCGTTTTTATACCTCAGTTCATATTATAAATTATTGAAATCAATGACCTATGAAGAACGGATAAGAACCCTGAATCTTAATCAGGATAGAGCCGATGTAATTGTACCGGCAGCTCAAATTTATTTATCAGCAATGAAATGGAGTGGAGCAGCTCAGGTGTATGTTCCAAAAATAGGATTGTCAGATGGGATTATTCGTACACTTCATTTTGAGAAGATGAAAAGCATTAAAAACTAA
- a CDS encoding Crp/Fnr family transcriptional regulator, producing MELFNVLITKGSYKSSTYSENEIINNKERASNKLYLIKEGAVKISLLTEKGEEIIPVLLNKSQIFGVNALFGDRYSSFTSESINNNTTIYMFDINTIYEMVTEDSNLQNDLLHILKEEYNEIENRIRVLIIRSAYQRLVQVLIELKDKFGYQCPYTNNVIINSPFNQDDLANYMRISRVTANNIINKLKEKSLLQYRKKQIILTKRFLTNHKPCFRA from the coding sequence ATGGAATTATTTAACGTGCTTATAACTAAAGGAAGCTATAAGTCCAGCACTTATAGTGAGAATGAAATCATTAATAATAAGGAAAGAGCTTCGAACAAACTATACCTTATAAAAGAAGGAGCTGTAAAAATAAGTTTACTTACAGAAAAGGGAGAAGAAATCATCCCTGTCCTTCTTAACAAGAGTCAGATATTTGGAGTTAATGCTTTGTTTGGAGATCGATATTCTTCATTTACTTCGGAATCAATTAATAATAATACGACCATCTACATGTTTGATATTAATACGATCTATGAGATGGTTACTGAAGACAGTAATCTTCAGAATGATTTATTACATATATTAAAGGAAGAGTACAATGAAATTGAAAATAGGATACGAGTATTAATTATACGATCTGCTTATCAAAGATTGGTTCAGGTATTAATAGAATTAAAAGACAAATTCGGCTATCAGTGTCCTTATACGAATAATGTAATCATTAATTCTCCTTTCAATCAGGATGACCTTGCTAACTATATGAGGATTTCAAGGGTTACCGCAAACAACATTATCAATAAATTAAAAGAAAAATCACTGTTGCAATATCGCAAAAAGCAAATTATCCTTACTAAGCGCTTTTTGACGAATCACAAGCCTTGTTTTAGAGCATAA